Genomic segment of Scardovia inopinata JCM 12537:
ACACACATTTTCTATGCTGGTGTAAAAAATTCCGCTGCTGGTGAGCTTCTGTCCTCCTCTGGCCGTGTTTTGCTGATAGAAACAACAGCAGATTCTCTTCCAGAAGCACAGGAACGGCTCTACTCCATCCTCGATTCTACCCATACAGACGGTTTCTTCTACCGCCACGATATAGGAGCCAAGGCACTGGCTTAGGCGATCAGCAGCAACTCATCCTTTTTACGTAATTCTTTACATGCTACAAACAAATTCTTAAAGAGTAGAACAATTGTGCAAGCATAAACGCTACAACCTAAAAAAAGAAGTTCGTATAATGTGGACTAGTTTTTGTTCTATGTGGAATCAGGCCACATCAGCTACTTATTCACTACCAAATAGAAAATTAGACCATAACTTTCCCGCAATATTCAATTGTAAGAAGTAAGGTAAATATTATTTATATTTCTATATTTATTCACGAATTCAAATACGCTAAACTATTTTTTTAAAGAAACGCCGTTTTCTTCTTTATTTTTTAGTGATATACTTCTTTCTAGTGTATTAAATAAATACACTAGAAAGAAGTAATTATGAGTATTACTGTTAGGAAAAGCAATGCTGAGCTGAATGAGCCAAATAACCGGCTTATTATTGTCAATAAATCATTCATCGTGATTACCCTTATTCACGATATTGTTATGCTAGATAAAAGTCCAACTCTACAGAAGAAACGGACTTTTAGGCTGGCAACAATTTAGGTTATCCATTGTCTCAGCAATCGTATAAACAAGTACTAGCTAATATGAGAGGATTGGTGGGTAAAATTATCCAGAGTAACCTACCCTTCTTCTCATATTCCTCTCTTGTCGAATCTGGCAAGGTAGAGAATATAAAAATTCTCAGTGAATTCTTTATCTACTTATTGGTGACTCAGGATAAATCGAATAAATTACTTTATTCGAAAAACAACCCTATGAATCTGCACCTTGCGCCATCTATTGATGATTCTTTGTATGAACAACTTCTTATATTACAAGGCGTATTATTTAATAATAATAGTGCTTCACTACCCGACCAAGAATTGACACGTAGCCAATACGATTCATTATTACCACATGAAAGGATCCAGTACTTATGGATTCTAAACCAAACAAAGCCAGAAAATCTAGCAATAAAAATTAAAGAGGCACTCTTAGAAAGTAATGCCAGCAGACAGACAGACTTATACTATTATGACTTTGCCGATCTTTACTATTTGACCCATTCGATATTTTTTGCTTGTGATTTTGGGAAAACCGATATTCACAAATTCATAGGAGAAAAAATAATTGAGAAGATGATACAGAATATCTTGGCAGATATAGTGTTTGCTCTCAAACTGAAGCATGACGATTTATGCGCAGAATTATTTATCTGTGTTGCATCGATCAAAGAACACCTACGTCCAAGAGAGAGAGAACTATGTCAACAATTATTCGAATTTTTTTATCATAATCGTTTAGTTCCGTTTCTTTCTAAACCAACTGTCACCTTTAGTAAAAAAACAGATGCTTATCATATTTCATTAGTTCTCGGGATGTTGGGGGCCTCCTATGCTAACAACACAAGAGGTTGAAAAGGAAATAGTGCTCAGGTTCAATCATGAATATGAACTTTTTGAATATCTTGAATCCGTTTATCAGATCTGTAAAACGTACATTTTATTTCACCCCACGCTAGCTAAAGACAGCTTGACACTTCTTCAAACGTTGTTACAACAATTCTTAGATTATTTTGATATTGATTCGTTAAAAAGAACGAACAATAAATTACTCATAAAAATTCTACCAATTGAGTTTGTCTGCGCACAGTTTCGACTAATTAAAAGTGACTTATTCTCAGGTGATTTATACTCGTATGAAATTCCTCTAGAAAATTATCTTGTACTAAAAGTCGTTGAATTAACTCATTTTTATCCGAATCTTCAGCTCCCTCCTGATTTCTTTAATTTGCGAAAAAATAATGATTATATTCACTGTTTAGATTTGTTATTTGCTAAATCTAAGCTTGGACTTGTGACATGCTTTGAGTTAAAAGAACAAGCTGAAAAAGTTTTAGAAGAAACAGACAGTAATATTCTCAACGAAGATAGCTATATTATGCTAGCTACTGCTGTCCCTAGATTAAAAAATATTCTTCCAAAAAGTATTGATACTTCTCTCTTAAAAAATATAAGTATAGATAAATTGTTCCTGCTTGATTCGGAGATATCGTGACTACCGCTCAGATATTAAAACATCGCATTTCTAAAGAAATTCCGATTCCTAACACTTTCGACTTTACAAAATGTAGTCTGACCAAAACGGACAAAATTATCTTAGACTACCTGCTCAACTTTCTCTCCTACAAATTACCCAATACTTCAGCAAAAGAAAATACTCTATTTCTTTTACTCTCTCCCGAGAAAGATAACACAGAAGAATGGAAGTTACTTATTGATACAGCTGTACTCCACCCCTCAGTAGTATCCGGCCTCTCCGCCTACTACCGTCAGACATATAATCTCGGATGTCTCGCAATTCTTTGTACCAAAATCGTAGAAATACCACATATGGAAAAAGAAAGAGAAAATATTTTACAATTTATAGATACTCAGAAACGAAGCAATGGCTACTATGGTTATGCAAATCCGTTTCTCGGTGAGACTACTAATATTTCAAATTACGAGAAACAATTAATTTTCAATTCAACTCTATACCTATTATTGAGTAAAAAAATACTCGACATGAAGGAGAAAAATCATGACGGTGCAGAATAAATCCCGAATGCAGCTGGCAATCGCTCTCATAAGTTACCTTATTGGGAACCTGACCAGCAGCATCTTCTCCTTCGTCCTGAGCATGTACGTTCTCAAACTCACCGGATCAAGCTTCACCTTTTCCGTCATTCTCCTGATTAATCCGCTGATTACCGCCCTGCTCAGTCCTGCTGTTGGATATTTTGTTGATACCTTCAATCACAAAAAAGTGTCCCTCCTGTCCCAGGCTGCCAGCG
This window contains:
- a CDS encoding DUF6895 family protein — encoded protein: MRGLVGKIIQSNLPFFSYSSLVESGKVENIKILSEFFIYLLVTQDKSNKLLYSKNNPMNLHLAPSIDDSLYEQLLILQGVLFNNNSASLPDQELTRSQYDSLLPHERIQYLWILNQTKPENLAIKIKEALLESNASRQTDLYYYDFADLYYLTHSIFFACDFGKTDIHKFIGEKIIEKMIQNILADIVFALKLKHDDLCAELFICVASIKEHLRPRERELCQQLFEFFYHNRLVPFLSKPTVTFSKKTDAYHISLVLGMLGASYANNTRG